A stretch of the Desulfuromonas sp. TF genome encodes the following:
- a CDS encoding acyloxyacyl hydrolase: MKTRCMIFVLALALIPALQAAAVETPSTYHRLGNWQVHGDSPHYLAFGLGAFDIDEEPVGAARVELRFGRKLFFVGPAIGLLANTDGGYFGYAGIYADISYKNLVITPMAAGGGYEEGEGIDLGGIFQFRATLTLAYQFDNLSRLGVQLGHLSNGGTHDSNPSEQDAFVTFAIPF; encoded by the coding sequence ATGAAAACGCGCTGCATGATTTTTGTCCTTGCTTTGGCTCTCATTCCGGCATTGCAGGCGGCCGCGGTCGAGACACCGTCAACCTACCATCGGCTGGGAAACTGGCAGGTCCACGGCGACAGCCCGCACTATCTGGCTTTCGGACTGGGAGCCTTCGATATCGATGAGGAACCGGTCGGCGCCGCCCGAGTCGAGCTTCGGTTCGGTAGAAAACTTTTCTTCGTCGGTCCGGCCATAGGCTTGCTGGCCAACACCGACGGCGGCTATTTCGGCTATGCCGGAATCTATGCCGACATCTCCTACAAAAATCTGGTGATCACTCCCATGGCCGCTGGCGGCGGGTACGAGGAAGGAGAAGGCATCGATCTCGGCGGCATTTTCCAGTTCCGGGCGACACTCACCCTGGCCTACCAGTTCGACAATCTCTCGCGGCTGGGAGTTCAGCTCGGTCATCTATCAAACGGGGGCACGCATGACAGCAATCCGAGCGAACAGGACGCTTTTGTTACGTT
- a CDS encoding glycosyltransferase gives MRKDSFIIAITVAVITIVFWALINRPEAEPPWPSTIQGFSFAPYHAGQSAISRIYPSREQIDADLALLSGHTHAVRTYSVDGILGDIPPLARTHRINVALGAWLDEDRDRNAQEISSLLEVVSGARNVVRIIVGNEVLLRGNLSVAELADHLERVRSATDIPVSTAEPWHVWIDHPELVDHVDYIAVHMLPYWEGLSVERAVDYVVERMDELKGHFPDKRIVITEVGWPSNGRTIKEAVASESNQATFLRRFLARAAEEGYIYYVMEAFDQPWKRKTEGSVGAYWGVYDTRRQPKFTFEDPIVKVPEWPMLAAISVIAALITFALLLIDSRRLRKRGRSFLAVIAYVAATAVVWIVYDYSNQYLTLANIMVGVLLILGMIGVIIVLLAEAHEWAEALWLREHRRQFMPQEVADEMLPMVSIHVPAYNEPPDMMIETLDALAALDYPRYEVLVIDNNTKDPSVWKPVEAHCARLGSRFRFFHKSPLPGYKAGALNFAIQKTAAEAEIVAVIDSDYKVHPRWLRDLCPQFLNPEIAIVQAPQDYRDSQENAFKAMAYAEYRGFFYIGMIVRNERNAIIQHGTMTMVRRTALEQVNGWAEWCITEDAELGLRIFEAGLKASYIPQSYGRGLMPDTFIDYKKQRFRWAYGSVQIMRRHSRTLLFDTQGDLTIGQRYHFLAGWLPWLADGINVIFNLAALSWSAAMVLAPTKVAPPLLIFAVLPLVLFLFKVVKLIYLYETRVGAKGIQILAAAFAGLSLSHTIGIAVLTGLFKTGLPFFRTPKQASKQALVKALQAAREETLLLIGLCLASGAIIARIGVESLDLLVWCIMLLIQGIPYASTLAVSILSALPHLPAGSIGETGSMRNTAQTVVGPKARPHA, from the coding sequence ATGCGCAAAGACAGTTTTATCATTGCTATCACTGTTGCCGTAATAACCATCGTATTTTGGGCCCTGATCAATCGCCCCGAAGCGGAACCGCCATGGCCATCGACGATTCAGGGCTTCTCCTTTGCCCCCTATCACGCCGGACAGTCGGCTATCTCCCGCATCTATCCCAGTCGGGAACAGATCGATGCGGATCTGGCGCTGCTTTCCGGTCATACCCACGCGGTGCGTACGTACAGTGTAGACGGCATCCTTGGGGATATCCCCCCGCTGGCCCGCACACATCGGATCAATGTTGCCCTAGGCGCCTGGCTCGATGAGGATCGGGACAGGAACGCGCAGGAAATCTCCAGCTTGTTGGAGGTCGTCTCCGGAGCGCGTAATGTGGTGCGCATCATTGTCGGTAACGAGGTACTGCTGCGCGGCAATCTATCCGTGGCGGAACTGGCCGATCATCTGGAGCGTGTACGCTCGGCGACCGATATCCCCGTGAGTACGGCGGAGCCCTGGCATGTTTGGATCGACCACCCGGAACTCGTCGATCATGTGGACTATATCGCCGTGCACATGCTGCCCTACTGGGAGGGCCTCTCAGTCGAGAGGGCAGTCGATTATGTGGTCGAGCGCATGGACGAACTCAAGGGCCATTTCCCCGACAAACGCATTGTGATCACCGAGGTTGGCTGGCCGAGCAACGGACGGACCATAAAGGAGGCCGTGGCTTCGGAGTCCAATCAGGCGACCTTTTTGCGCCGGTTCCTGGCGCGTGCCGCTGAGGAAGGCTACATCTATTACGTGATGGAGGCCTTTGACCAGCCATGGAAGCGGAAAACGGAAGGTTCGGTAGGGGCCTACTGGGGTGTGTACGATACCCGGCGACAGCCCAAATTCACCTTTGAAGATCCCATTGTCAAGGTCCCCGAGTGGCCAATGCTTGCGGCCATCTCCGTAATCGCGGCATTGATCACCTTTGCTCTGCTGCTTATCGACAGCCGGCGTCTTCGTAAACGCGGGCGCAGCTTTCTCGCCGTGATCGCCTACGTGGCCGCTACTGCAGTGGTTTGGATCGTCTACGATTACTCAAACCAATACCTGACTCTTGCCAATATCATGGTAGGCGTACTGTTGATTCTGGGCATGATCGGCGTCATCATCGTGTTGCTGGCCGAGGCTCATGAATGGGCCGAAGCCCTGTGGCTGCGTGAACATCGCCGCCAGTTCATGCCGCAAGAGGTTGCTGACGAAATGCTGCCCATGGTTTCCATCCATGTGCCGGCTTATAACGAACCGCCTGATATGATGATTGAGACCCTCGATGCCTTGGCGGCTCTCGATTATCCCCGCTATGAAGTTCTGGTGATTGACAACAACACTAAGGACCCTTCTGTATGGAAACCCGTCGAAGCCCATTGCGCCAGACTAGGTTCCCGGTTCCGATTTTTCCACAAATCCCCCCTGCCCGGATACAAGGCGGGCGCCCTTAATTTTGCCATACAGAAGACTGCGGCTGAGGCCGAGATCGTGGCAGTTATTGACAGCGACTACAAGGTCCATCCACGTTGGCTGCGTGACCTGTGTCCGCAATTCTTGAATCCAGAGATAGCCATCGTGCAAGCGCCGCAGGATTATCGCGATAGTCAGGAAAACGCCTTCAAAGCGATGGCCTATGCGGAATACCGAGGGTTTTTCTACATTGGCATGATCGTCCGTAACGAACGAAACGCCATTATCCAGCATGGCACCATGACCATGGTGCGGCGCACGGCGCTGGAGCAGGTGAATGGCTGGGCGGAGTGGTGCATTACCGAGGATGCGGAACTGGGCCTGCGGATTTTTGAGGCGGGGCTGAAGGCTTCCTATATTCCTCAAAGCTATGGCCGCGGCCTGATGCCCGATACCTTCATCGACTACAAAAAGCAGCGTTTTCGTTGGGCCTACGGCTCAGTGCAAATCATGCGCAGGCATAGCCGGACACTGCTGTTCGACACCCAGGGCGATCTGACTATTGGCCAGCGGTATCACTTTTTGGCCGGTTGGCTGCCGTGGCTTGCCGATGGCATCAACGTGATTTTTAACCTGGCAGCCTTGTCCTGGTCGGCCGCGATGGTGCTGGCGCCCACCAAGGTGGCGCCGCCATTGCTTATATTCGCCGTTTTGCCGCTGGTTCTATTCTTATTCAAGGTAGTTAAACTCATCTACCTGTACGAGACCCGCGTTGGCGCCAAAGGTATTCAGATTCTGGCCGCAGCCTTTGCAGGCCTGTCCCTGTCCCATACTATCGGTATCGCCGTACTGACCGGGCTTTTCAAAACCGGCCTGCCTTTCTTCCGCACTCCCAAACAGGCCAGCAAACAGGCGCTTGTCAAAGCTCTTCAGGCGGCCCGGGAAGAAACCCTGTTACTTATCGGTCTTTGTCTGGCGTCCGGCGCCATCATTGCCCGAATCGGCGTTGAGTCGCTGGATCTGCTCGTCTGGTGCATTATGCTGTTGATTCAGGGAATTCCGTATGCTTCAACCCTCGCGGTTTCCATCCTCAGTGCCTTGCCCCATCTGCCGGCAGGTTCTATCGGAGAAACCGGCAGTATGAGGAATACTGCTCAAACGGTTGTGGGACCCAAGGCAAGGCCACATGCCTGA